The Sulfurimonas lithotrophica genome includes a region encoding these proteins:
- a CDS encoding NapH/MauN family ferredoxin-type protein, which yields MDKYNNRETIANSSFWSTFFDTTRDGKRIFSYRMKRWILVISIHLFFFLSFFIDLQMLEGTLNGSRFLGFHMIDIYTTMQLFLATHEMPVNMIIGTSTILIVYVLVGGRSYCSWVCPYGILSEIGEKLHNMLVKKKIIKERKFDQRVRYIFWAIFLVLSATSGYLVFETFNVVGILSRMFVYGWTVALLWVVVVFLIEVFYSRRAWCTYVCPIGTTYGFIGKVSALRIQWNDNCDSCMVCHDVCFEPQVLEITKAKYKKQIEEKNITEQYITGADCTLCGRCVDVCHEDALKFDFRLKSLV from the coding sequence ATGGATAAGTATAACAACCGGGAGACCATTGCCAATAGTAGTTTTTGGTCAACTTTTTTTGATACTACTAGAGACGGAAAAAGAATTTTTAGTTATAGAATGAAAAGATGGATACTTGTAATATCTATCCATCTTTTCTTTTTCTTATCGTTTTTTATAGATTTACAAATGCTTGAAGGTACGTTAAACGGTTCTCGTTTTTTGGGCTTTCACATGATAGATATTTATACGACTATGCAACTTTTTTTAGCTACGCATGAAATGCCCGTAAATATGATAATCGGTACTTCTACTATTTTAATCGTATATGTATTAGTCGGTGGTAGAAGTTACTGCTCATGGGTATGCCCATACGGAATACTGAGTGAAATAGGTGAAAAACTTCACAATATGCTTGTAAAGAAAAAAATTATAAAAGAACGTAAATTTGATCAAAGAGTCAGATATATATTTTGGGCTATATTTTTAGTATTATCGGCAACAAGCGGTTACTTGGTATTTGAGACGTTTAACGTAGTCGGAATTTTAAGCCGTATGTTTGTATATGGTTGGACTGTTGCACTCTTATGGGTAGTAGTTGTATTTTTAATTGAAGTTTTTTATTCCCGCCGTGCTTGGTGTACATATGTATGCCCGATTGGAACTACTTATGGTTTTATAGGTAAAGTTTCAGCTTTAAGAATACAATGGAACGATAACTGTGACAGCTGTATGGTATGTCATGATGTTTGTTTTGAGCCGCAGGTTTTAGAGATTACTAAAGCGAAATATAAAAAACAGATTGAAGAAAAAAATATAACTGAACAGTATATTACGGGTGCAGATTGTACACTTTGCGGAAGATGTGTAGATGTATGTCACGAAGATGCCCTAAAATTTGATTTTAGATTAAAAAGTTTGGTGTAA
- a CDS encoding 4Fe-4S dicluster domain-containing protein — protein sequence MATIKTDRRKFVKYSTLGVLGLAMGAGVFFSPYGKVPENRLRPPGAVEEDKFLALCIKCGQCLQVCPYHSIKLSDMAKGHGVGTPYIDASERACYACSAVPCVLACPSGALDHHCEKPEDIEMGIAYLEHPDTCLAMTNTPIPKGYNTKMHEFTKNVTNVTQLELDLLEKLDSFEGKQCTLCADMCPIPNPLSAIAMVYDSSGDGKKPEIYDGCIGCGACEEVCPTQVPSIVIKPRGTYEQYYKNA from the coding sequence ATGGCAACAATAAAAACCGATAGAAGAAAATTTGTAAAATACTCAACCCTAGGTGTTTTAGGATTGGCTATGGGTGCCGGTGTGTTTTTTAGTCCATACGGAAAAGTTCCGGAAAACAGGCTTAGACCTCCAGGAGCAGTCGAAGAGGATAAATTTTTAGCATTATGTATCAAATGTGGACAGTGTCTGCAGGTCTGTCCTTATCACTCTATAAAACTCTCGGATATGGCAAAAGGTCACGGTGTTGGAACTCCATACATAGATGCATCTGAGAGGGCATGTTATGCTTGTAGTGCAGTTCCATGTGTACTTGCTTGTCCAAGCGGTGCACTTGATCATCATTGTGAAAAACCTGAAGATATTGAGATGGGTATTGCATATTTAGAGCATCCGGATACTTGTTTAGCAATGACTAATACGCCTATCCCTAAAGGATATAATACTAAGATGCACGAGTTTACGAAAAATGTAACTAATGTAACTCAGTTGGAATTGGATTTACTAGAAAAACTTGATAGTTTTGAGGGCAAACAATGTACGCTTTGTGCAGATATGTGTCCTATACCAAATCCACTTAGTGCTATTGCTATGGTGTATGACAGTAGTGGTGATGGTAAGAAGCCTGAGATTTATGACGGCTGTATCGGATGTGGAGCGTGTGAGGAAGTTTGTCCGACTCAAGTTCCGTCGATTGTAATTAAACCAAGGGGTACATATGAACAGTATTATAAAAATGCATAA
- a CDS encoding c-type cytochrome has product MKNTVVGILTIIIVALMGFVATDDAVYHGGEHGKVIEDMGNKTVNASSSTAPEEKDDREKEKEQLKALRDKAGNAGAFKVSQEYKSKCASCHGVNGEGIMGPKLFGQSADKVYKDLVDFKAGRKENYIMKGLLIKLEESDLRRLADEIGDFPNRAKESK; this is encoded by the coding sequence ATGAAAAATACAGTAGTTGGAATTCTTACAATAATTATAGTGGCATTAATGGGCTTTGTAGCAACTGATGATGCAGTATATCACGGCGGTGAACACGGAAAAGTTATTGAGGATATGGGTAATAAAACCGTAAATGCTTCAAGCAGTACTGCACCGGAAGAAAAAGATGACAGAGAAAAAGAGAAAGAACAGCTAAAAGCACTTAGAGATAAAGCCGGAAATGCAGGAGCATTTAAAGTTTCCCAAGAGTATAAAAGTAAATGTGCATCTTGTCACGGTGTAAACGGTGAGGGTATTATGGGACCTAAACTATTTGGACAAAGTGCTGATAAGGTTTATAAAGATTTAGTTGACTTTAAAGCAGGCAGAAAAGAAAACTACATTATGAAAGGTTTATTGATAAAACTTGAAGAGAGTGATTTAAGAAGACTTGCAGATGAAATAGGTGATTTCCCTAATAGGGCTAAAGAAAGCAAATAG
- a CDS encoding c-type cytochrome produces the protein MNSIIKMHNLIYALIISTMIIGCSDNKQTEEKTTQVKQASASGIEVVENKDANAIKVQEKAQDKNQSKSYYFDYGIKSAYSEDAKPANSDASVRVKPRTNIDANMNVRSPYEKVQVSLLVSKLSKKFIVKCSACHNDYANGVIGPSLLHKDSEYIFSQIMKFKKDKNLNVLMSNLVENMSETEIKEIADEIYSFNKKINEMRK, from the coding sequence ATGAACAGTATTATAAAAATGCATAATTTAATATATGCGCTGATTATTTCAACTATGATTATCGGATGTAGCGATAATAAGCAGACAGAAGAAAAAACTACACAAGTTAAACAAGCAAGTGCAAGCGGTATAGAGGTAGTGGAAAATAAAGATGCAAATGCTATAAAAGTACAAGAGAAAGCTCAAGATAAAAATCAGAGTAAATCATACTATTTTGATTACGGAATTAAGAGTGCTTACTCTGAAGATGCAAAACCGGCTAACAGCGACGCATCTGTTCGTGTTAAGCCAAGAACAAATATAGATGCGAACATGAACGTAAGAAGTCCGTATGAAAAAGTTCAAGTTAGTTTACTTGTTTCAAAGTTATCAAAAAAATTCATTGTTAAGTGTTCGGCTTGTCATAATGATTATGCAAACGGTGTTATCGGACCGTCTTTGTTACATAAAGATAGCGAGTATATATTTTCACAAATTATGAAATTTAAAAAAGATAAAAACTTAAATGTGCTTATGTCTAATTTGGTTGAAAATATGAGTGAAACCGAGATAAAAGAGATTGCGGATGAGATATATTCATTTAATAAAAAGATAAACGAGATGAGGAAATAA
- the purQ gene encoding phosphoribosylformylglycinamidine synthase subunit PurQ has translation MKVTILQFPGTNCEYDTQYAFEKLGASTEILWHKSEEVPTDTDLLVVAGGFSYGDYLRSGAIARFSPVMKAVGEYASKGGKVLGICNGFQVLTEAGLLPGALKRNESLHFISKHHHLKVQNNDNDFLKELNNGDVVNIPIAHHDGNYYIDDKGLKELKENNQILVTYCDENGNELNPNGSVESIAGISNKEKNIFGLMPHPERAMETILGSDDGIKMLEGFFKA, from the coding sequence ATGAAAGTAACAATTCTTCAATTTCCCGGAACAAACTGTGAATATGATACTCAATATGCATTTGAAAAACTGGGTGCATCTACCGAAATTCTTTGGCATAAATCTGAAGAAGTACCTACCGATACAGATTTACTTGTTGTTGCAGGTGGATTCTCTTACGGTGATTATTTGAGAAGCGGTGCGATTGCAAGATTTTCACCTGTTATGAAAGCAGTTGGAGAGTATGCATCTAAAGGCGGGAAAGTTTTGGGTATTTGTAACGGTTTTCAAGTTCTAACGGAAGCAGGATTACTTCCGGGTGCACTAAAAAGAAATGAATCTTTGCATTTTATATCTAAGCATCACCATCTAAAAGTACAAAACAACGACAATGATTTTTTAAAAGAATTAAATAACGGTGATGTGGTAAATATACCAATAGCACACCACGACGGAAACTATTATATAGACGACAAAGGTTTAAAAGAACTCAAAGAGAACAATCAAATTTTAGTTACGTACTGTGATGAAAACGGCAATGAACTTAACCCTAACGGTTCTGTTGAATCTATCGCAGGAATAAGCAATAAAGAAAAAAACATATTTGGTCTTATGCCACACCCCGAACGTGCCATGGAAACAATATTAGGCAGTGATGACGGTATTAAAATGTTAGAAGGGTTTTTTAAAGCGTAA
- the purS gene encoding phosphoribosylformylglycinamidine synthase subunit PurS — translation MKAIINISLKAGVLDSQGKAVHHALDSLHFNGVEDVRVGKQIVMQLSNTDEAKAREEVTQMCEDLLANTVIEDYEIELVN, via the coding sequence ATGAAAGCAATAATTAACATATCTCTTAAAGCAGGTGTATTAGACTCCCAAGGAAAAGCTGTCCATCATGCACTTGATTCATTGCATTTTAACGGTGTTGAAGATGTAAGAGTCGGTAAACAGATTGTAATGCAACTATCTAATACGGATGAAGCAAAAGCGAGAGAAGAAGTAACTCAAATGTGTGAAGACCTTTTAGCAAATACGGTAATTGAAGACTATGAGATAGAGCTGGTAAACTAA
- a CDS encoding DUF481 domain-containing protein yields MKIKLITLLLIFTSQLMALVSIQPVEIGEQKGVSGGIEIGLETKRGNTDKDSYKGDIKVMYDSNASYLTWLEISGEYGEANNVEDTNKIYAHLRYIHKLTQETIRYEAFLQTQEDKFKAIEYRRLAGAGLRFKIFNTPIGGKGYYGLGAFYEDIRYTNPAIDPDESEVRVNTYLAYAINFSKKSSLAYTLYYQPIIDEFNDYVLTNQLELTLQVYEQLYLKFSASYDRDSRPPKGIKKKYDFTQSTTFVYKF; encoded by the coding sequence ATGAAAATAAAACTGATTACACTTTTACTAATCTTTACAAGTCAACTTATGGCGTTGGTTTCAATACAGCCTGTAGAGATTGGTGAGCAAAAGGGAGTTTCGGGCGGGATTGAAATCGGACTTGAAACGAAACGAGGAAATACAGATAAGGACTCATATAAAGGTGACATAAAAGTTATGTATGACAGCAATGCCAGTTATCTAACATGGTTGGAAATATCCGGAGAATACGGAGAGGCTAATAATGTTGAAGATACAAATAAAATCTATGCGCATCTAAGATATATACATAAACTTACACAAGAGACTATAAGATATGAAGCTTTTTTGCAAACTCAAGAGGATAAGTTTAAGGCTATTGAGTATAGAAGACTAGCAGGTGCAGGTCTTAGATTTAAAATATTTAATACGCCCATAGGTGGAAAAGGTTACTACGGTCTTGGTGCTTTTTATGAAGACATAAGATATACAAACCCCGCTATAGATCCCGATGAGAGTGAAGTAAGAGTAAATACGTATCTTGCTTATGCTATAAACTTTTCAAAAAAATCATCACTTGCATATACACTTTATTATCAGCCTATTATAGATGAGTTCAATGATTATGTATTAACAAATCAACTTGAATTGACATTACAGGTATATGAGCAGTTATATCTTAAGTTTAGTGCTTCATATGATAGAGATTCAAGACCACCAAAGGGAATAAAGAAAAAGTACGATTTTACGCAAAGTACAACTTTTGTGTATAAGTTTTAA
- a CDS encoding nitrous oxide reductase family maturation protein NosD, producing MIRLFFILLFSTLLGANILQEAIDNAPVGSILKLPAGVYKGKITIDKPLSIVGKEDGVIIDGMGEGTVIKTVGSNITLKNLTIVNSGDRHDKIDSAITMTNGKQCEISNCTIKDCLFGIDMQMVSNSIVQNNYISSKDLDLGLRGDGLRIWYSNDNIIRKNSLVKSRDMVVWYSHGNLIEENYGEHNRYSLHFMYAGKNIVKNNSYKYNSVGIFFMYSKDTVATGNVVKSSLGATGMGIGLKDVSNFTLKENTVIYCAQGIYIDRSPFEPDTNNWIENNKVLYNSEALHFHSLSENNIIKNNLIMGNIEDIVNDSRGSKTDQNDIVGNYWDNYSGFDRDGDNVGDTPHRVYQYADQLWVYDPNVKFFYGSPVISLLNFLAKLAPFTKPLFLLEDEKPKVRFEG from the coding sequence ATGATAAGACTATTTTTTATCTTATTATTTTCAACTCTTCTTGGAGCAAATATACTTCAAGAAGCTATTGATAATGCTCCTGTCGGGTCTATATTAAAACTTCCTGCAGGCGTGTATAAAGGTAAGATAACAATAGACAAACCATTAAGTATAGTCGGTAAAGAAGACGGTGTAATTATAGACGGTATGGGTGAGGGGACGGTTATAAAAACGGTTGGTTCAAACATAACGCTTAAAAACTTAACTATTGTTAATAGCGGAGACAGACACGATAAAATCGATTCGGCAATAACGATGACAAATGGTAAGCAATGTGAAATAAGTAATTGTACTATTAAAGATTGTCTATTTGGTATCGATATGCAAATGGTCTCCAACTCTATAGTTCAAAACAACTATATAAGTTCTAAAGACTTAGACCTCGGTCTTCGTGGAGACGGACTTAGAATATGGTATTCAAACGATAATATTATTAGAAAAAATTCTCTTGTAAAATCAAGAGATATGGTTGTATGGTATTCTCACGGTAATTTAATCGAAGAGAATTACGGTGAACACAACAGGTACTCTCTTCATTTTATGTATGCAGGTAAAAATATAGTTAAAAATAATAGCTATAAATATAACAGCGTAGGGATATTTTTTATGTATTCCAAGGATACCGTTGCAACAGGAAACGTAGTTAAAAGTTCACTCGGTGCTACGGGTATGGGTATCGGGCTTAAAGACGTCTCAAACTTTACTCTAAAAGAAAATACGGTTATATATTGTGCACAGGGAATTTACATAGATAGAAGTCCTTTTGAACCGGATACGAATAACTGGATAGAAAATAATAAAGTTTTGTATAATTCAGAAGCACTTCACTTTCATTCTTTAAGTGAAAATAATATAATTAAAAACAATCTGATAATGGGCAATATAGAAGATATTGTAAATGATAGCAGAGGGAGTAAAACAGATCAAAATGATATAGTTGGAAATTATTGGGATAACTACAGCGGATTTGATAGAGACGGGGATAATGTCGGAGACACCCCTCATCGTGTATATCAATATGCCGATCAACTTTGGGTGTACGACCCAAATGTAAAGTTTTTTTACGGTTCACCCGTAATCTCATTACTAAATTTTTTAGCAAAACTAGCACCTTTTACAAAGCCGCTTTTTTTACTAGAAGATGAAAAGCCAAAAGTTAGATTTGAAGGATAA
- a CDS encoding cytochrome C encodes MHPSIKKARIFATLALLILTFAFTFPMISFNGVLTQIDEGKGNEVSAFSAKVWNLYNQGRYKSVTTPKEARNDLEKMIDTASEIGVASMPIWAVSLEAPNYPKEAFPEGIPVFFHFDGYSGEVHEMNTINHYVGMDPMWIGGVFEREIGAYALLLLTLGFIYFIAYENKYLNYAMLVPVSLPILFIADYSYWLYWFGHNLHDWGAFKIKPFMPTVFGDGKIAQFTTHSYPTIGFYLLVAISLLSLLAFFAKQKAMREMEAE; translated from the coding sequence ATGCATCCAAGTATTAAAAAAGCAAGAATATTTGCTACGTTGGCACTTCTGATTCTTACGTTCGCGTTTACGTTCCCAATGATTTCATTTAACGGTGTTTTAACACAGATTGATGAAGGTAAAGGCAATGAGGTATCGGCATTCAGTGCTAAAGTTTGGAATCTATATAACCAAGGAAGATATAAAAGTGTGACTACGCCAAAAGAGGCTAGAAACGACCTTGAAAAGATGATAGATACGGCAAGTGAAATAGGTGTAGCGTCTATGCCTATATGGGCAGTTTCTCTTGAAGCACCAAACTATCCTAAAGAAGCTTTCCCTGAAGGGATTCCGGTATTTTTTCACTTTGACGGCTATAGTGGAGAGGTACATGAAATGAACACGATTAACCACTATGTAGGAATGGATCCAATGTGGATCGGTGGTGTGTTTGAGCGTGAAATTGGTGCATATGCCTTACTTTTATTAACTTTAGGTTTTATATATTTTATAGCTTATGAGAACAAGTATTTAAACTATGCAATGTTAGTACCTGTATCACTACCAATACTGTTTATAGCTGATTATTCTTATTGGTTATATTGGTTTGGACACAATCTTCATGATTGGGGTGCTTTTAAAATAAAACCTTTTATGCCGACGGTTTTCGGTGATGGTAAAATTGCGCAGTTTACTACGCATTCATACCCTACAATCGGTTTTTACCTTTTAGTTGCTATCTCTCTTCTTAGCTTATTGGCTTTTTTCGCAAAACAAAAAGCTATGCGAGAGATGGAAGCCGAGTAA
- the crcB gene encoding fluoride efflux transporter CrcB translates to MSWQTILAIGSGGFIGAVLRAYLNGVISHRVPHDLPFGTLGVNLIGSFIMGVVIAYFMYTTVFSLHIKSFISTGILGALTTYSTFAIESFFLLEGGYITLALINISVNAFGTIIMAGSGFYLVKYFFKV, encoded by the coding sequence ATGAGTTGGCAAACAATCCTCGCCATAGGTAGCGGCGGTTTCATAGGGGCTGTTCTTAGAGCCTACCTAAACGGTGTAATCTCACACAGAGTTCCCCATGATTTACCTTTTGGTACACTGGGAGTAAATCTAATCGGTAGTTTTATTATGGGCGTAGTTATAGCATATTTTATGTACACTACTGTTTTTTCTCTGCATATAAAATCCTTTATATCTACAGGTATTTTAGGTGCACTGACTACATACTCAACATTTGCAATAGAAAGCTTTTTTTTACTTGAAGGCGGTTATATAACACTGGCACTTATAAACATAAGTGTCAATGCTTTTGGAACTATTATAATGGCGGGAAGCGGTTTTTACTTAGTAAAATACTTTTTTAAAGTTTAA
- a CDS encoding ATP-binding cassette domain-containing protein, translating into MEKNLIEVNKLSFGYSKDKLLFKDLSFTLKKGQIKAIVGQSGAGKSTLFELILGNLKPLVGDVSCAKASEVFQDPYSSFHPSYSILNQIKDVASTDDLQIHLDVLNLEYELLLKLPHELSGGQLQRASILRAVLMKPDVLLLDEPTSALDNVIQLEVMNNLIKNLDKMGMLLITHDLELAKWCADDIIQI; encoded by the coding sequence TTGGAGAAAAATCTTATTGAAGTAAATAAACTCTCTTTTGGTTACTCAAAAGATAAGCTACTTTTTAAAGATCTTTCATTTACCCTGAAAAAAGGTCAAATAAAGGCTATAGTAGGACAAAGCGGTGCAGGTAAAAGTACACTTTTTGAGTTGATTTTAGGAAACTTAAAACCTTTAGTCGGAGATGTGAGTTGTGCTAAAGCATCAGAAGTATTTCAAGACCCTTACAGCTCTTTTCATCCAAGTTACTCTATACTTAACCAAATTAAGGACGTAGCATCTACAGATGATTTACAAATCCATTTAGATGTACTTAACCTTGAATACGAACTACTTTTAAAACTTCCGCATGAACTCTCTGGCGGACAGTTGCAACGTGCTTCAATACTTCGTGCAGTATTGATGAAACCCGATGTTTTACTTTTGGATGAGCCTACAAGTGCTCTGGATAATGTTATACAACTTGAAGTTATGAATAATCTTATAAAAAATCTGGACAAAATGGGGATGCTTTTAATAACCCATGATTTAGAGTTGGCAAAATGGTGTGCCGATGATATTATACAAATATAA
- a CDS encoding lysophospholipid acyltransferase family protein: protein MKIFANISWLIATIIIFISLGILIFLFHFVPEPMAPKISAWIIRLGTFFSVEIEGKEDPEANMILLNHQSDMDIAIMETSTKKDLAWVAKKELFDIPFFGYALKLPRDIPVERENKTSLVKLVRDVKSRLDIGKTITMFPEGTRSTKGKMLPFKVGAKMVADKYRLRVQPVVIIQSAKYYNIKEYFYKPGRVKLIYLESFVAEKADKDWLKNLREKMQKVYDDELANNPRHR, encoded by the coding sequence ATGAAAATATTTGCAAATATTAGCTGGCTAATTGCAACTATAATAATCTTTATATCTTTAGGGATATTAATTTTTTTATTTCATTTTGTACCGGAACCTATGGCTCCAAAAATTTCTGCTTGGATAATAAGGCTTGGGACGTTTTTCAGTGTCGAAATAGAAGGGAAAGAAGATCCTGAAGCGAATATGATACTTTTAAACCATCAAAGCGATATGGATATAGCTATAATGGAAACATCCACAAAAAAAGATTTAGCTTGGGTGGCGAAAAAAGAACTTTTTGATATACCCTTCTTCGGATATGCATTAAAACTTCCTAGGGATATACCTGTTGAGCGTGAAAATAAAACATCTCTGGTAAAATTGGTAAGAGATGTAAAAAGTCGCTTGGATATCGGTAAGACCATAACTATGTTTCCTGAAGGTACAAGAAGTACAAAAGGCAAAATGCTTCCTTTTAAAGTCGGTGCTAAGATGGTAGCGGACAAATACAGACTTAGAGTTCAACCCGTAGTTATAATACAGAGTGCAAAGTATTATAATATTAAAGAATATTTTTATAAACCCGGACGTGTAAAGCTTATTTACTTAGAATCATTTGTAGCAGAAAAAGCAGACAAAGACTGGTTAAAAAATCTAAGAGAGAAAATGCAAAAGGTATATGACGATGAGTTGGCAAACAATCCTCGCCATAGGTAG
- the purC gene encoding phosphoribosylaminoimidazolesuccinocarboxamide synthase has product MKKRELLYEGKAKKLFLTDDENLVISEFKDDLTAFNGEKKSSEAGKGALNNKISTELFKLLEANGIQTHFVKMLDDNHMLHKKVDVILIEVIVRNIATGSLTRSLGIEDGKVLPFTLVEFDYKNDDLGDPKLNDQHALILGLVDYQDELDKLRRMARQVNDILRPYFADKGLNLVDFKLEFGKDKDGNIILVDEISPDNCRFWDMKSGEKMDKDRFRQGLGGLKVAYEQVLDRILNK; this is encoded by the coding sequence ATGAAAAAAAGAGAACTTCTTTATGAAGGAAAAGCTAAAAAATTATTTTTAACAGACGATGAAAACTTGGTAATATCGGAATTCAAAGATGATTTAACTGCTTTTAACGGTGAGAAAAAATCAAGTGAAGCCGGTAAAGGGGCACTTAACAATAAAATTTCTACGGAACTTTTCAAACTTTTAGAAGCAAACGGTATTCAGACACACTTTGTAAAGATGCTTGATGATAACCATATGCTACATAAAAAAGTTGACGTGATTTTAATAGAAGTAATTGTTCGTAATATCGCTACGGGAAGCTTAACTCGTTCACTTGGAATCGAAGACGGAAAGGTTTTACCTTTTACTTTAGTTGAGTTTGATTACAAAAACGATGATTTGGGCGATCCTAAATTAAATGATCAACATGCACTTATATTAGGTTTAGTAGATTATCAAGACGAGCTTGACAAGCTTCGCCGTATGGCAAGGCAAGTAAACGATATTCTTCGCCCTTATTTTGCGGATAAAGGTCTTAATTTAGTAGATTTTAAACTTGAATTTGGAAAAGACAAAGACGGAAATATAATCTTAGTAGATGAAATTTCACCTGATAATTGTCGTTTTTGGGATATGAAAAGCGGTGAAAAAATGGATAAAGACAGATTTCGTCAAGGTTTAGGCGGGCTAAAAGTAGCTTATGAACAAGTATTAGACAGAATATTAAATAAATAG
- a CDS encoding S41 family peptidase: MKNKKFMTIGFISVALAFLMMFSTTLFADSKSKEENKEASRLEALAKFTKVISIVEQYNVDKVSIEELMDKALAGMMQNLDAHSNYLIAKDYKRLKVQTDGEFGGLGITVGIRDGALTVIAPLEGTPADKAGLQAGDIILKINDESTLNMTIDEAVAIMRGKIGEPIDITIVREGESKPIEIKIVRGNITIQSVYTKTIDNNILYVRVTSFDKKVKQDVSKAIKKHEGKTKGIILDLRNNPGGLLDQAVGLVDLFVDNGVVVSQKGRKDSDKQVYRAKSSETISDVPLVVLVNGGSASASEIVSGALQDHKRAVVIGEKTFGKGSVQVVLPITDEEAIKLTIARYYLPSGRTIQAVGVTPDIEVFSGSVKTNENKFSIKEADLKKHLQEELEKVNTDDKEESKKKEEIDDKNIITQKMLNKDIQLKESVDIIKALIIMKG, from the coding sequence ATGAAAAACAAAAAGTTTATGACAATTGGTTTTATAAGTGTAGCCCTTGCATTTTTAATGATGTTTTCAACTACTCTTTTTGCCGATTCAAAAAGTAAAGAAGAGAATAAAGAAGCTTCAAGGCTTGAGGCTTTGGCAAAATTTACGAAAGTAATATCCATTGTTGAACAGTACAATGTAGATAAGGTGAGTATTGAAGAATTAATGGATAAAGCATTGGCGGGGATGATGCAAAATCTCGATGCACATTCTAACTATCTTATTGCTAAAGATTATAAACGCTTAAAAGTTCAAACGGACGGAGAATTTGGCGGTCTTGGAATAACGGTAGGTATTCGTGACGGTGCATTGACTGTTATTGCACCTCTTGAAGGTACTCCTGCCGATAAAGCCGGTTTGCAAGCAGGTGATATCATCTTAAAAATAAATGATGAATCCACTTTGAATATGACTATCGATGAAGCTGTAGCAATTATGCGCGGTAAAATAGGCGAACCGATTGATATTACCATAGTCCGTGAAGGCGAATCAAAACCTATCGAGATAAAAATTGTCCGTGGAAACATAACGATTCAATCCGTATATACAAAAACGATAGATAATAATATATTATACGTTCGTGTTACAAGCTTTGATAAAAAAGTTAAACAAGACGTTTCAAAAGCTATAAAAAAACATGAAGGTAAAACAAAGGGAATTATTCTTGATTTAAGAAATAACCCGGGAGGTTTACTTGACCAAGCAGTAGGTTTGGTTGACCTGTTTGTAGATAACGGTGTAGTTGTTTCTCAAAAAGGTAGAAAAGATTCGGATAAACAAGTATATAGAGCTAAAAGCTCCGAGACTATCAGTGATGTACCTTTAGTAGTTTTAGTCAACGGCGGAAGTGCAAGTGCATCCGAAATCGTAAGCGGAGCACTACAAGACCATAAACGTGCAGTTGTAATCGGCGAGAAAACTTTCGGTAAAGGGAGCGTTCAAGTCGTATTGCCTATTACGGATGAAGAGGCTATAAAATTAACAATTGCAAGATACTACTTGCCAAGCGGACGTACAATCCAAGCCGTGGGTGTAACACCGGATATTGAAGTTTTTTCTGGAAGTGTAAAAACAAATGAAAATAAGTTCTCGATTAAAGAAGCAGATTTGAAAAAACATCTTCAAGAAGAACTTGAAAAAGTTAATACAGACGATAAAGAAGAATCTAAAAAGAAAGAAGAAATTGATGATAAAAATATTATCACTCAAAAAATGTTAAACAAAGATATTCAACTAAAAGAGAGTGTAGATATTATCAAAGCTCTTATAATCATGAAAGGATAA